One region of Streptomyces capillispiralis genomic DNA includes:
- a CDS encoding DUF7144 family membrane protein, whose protein sequence is MTATHTRPVPTARQEWATGLTAFAAVMLFLAGLLTLFRGIMAIAEDDVFVTTPSYVFEFDLTSWGWIHLVLGALAMAVSAGLLKTAVWARVTGVAIAGLVIIANFLSLPYYPVWSVVMITISGFIIWALCVVQRDGDLYDLSGERQSR, encoded by the coding sequence ATGACCGCGACACACACCCGCCCGGTACCCACCGCGAGGCAGGAATGGGCGACCGGTCTGACCGCCTTCGCGGCGGTGATGCTCTTCCTCGCCGGTCTGCTCACCCTCTTCCGGGGCATCATGGCCATCGCCGAGGACGACGTCTTCGTCACCACGCCCAGCTACGTCTTCGAGTTCGACCTCACCAGCTGGGGCTGGATCCACCTCGTTCTGGGCGCACTCGCCATGGCCGTCAGCGCCGGGCTGCTCAAGACCGCGGTATGGGCGCGTGTCACCGGGGTCGCCATCGCCGGTCTGGTGATCATCGCCAACTTCCTCTCCCTGCCGTACTACCCGGTGTGGTCCGTCGTCATGATCACCATTTCGGGCTTCATCATCTGGGCCCTGTGCGTGGTGCAGCGCGACGGCGACCTGTACGACCTGTCGGGGGAACGCCAGTCGCGGTAG
- a CDS encoding SHOCT domain-containing protein, with the protein MSARTYLAYDYPLLGAFWTMLMIFLWIMWIVLLFRIVTDIFRDDGLSGWAKAGWLVFCVLLPFLGVFVYVIARGRNMGHRERAQARAQQEEFNAYIRKAAAGGSSSVDELARLSEIRDRGAITDEEFRRAKDLVLSGHGPAGRADTAGTGVSAR; encoded by the coding sequence ATGAGCGCACGGACCTACCTGGCGTACGACTATCCGCTGCTGGGCGCCTTCTGGACCATGTTGATGATCTTCTTGTGGATCATGTGGATCGTCCTGCTCTTCCGCATCGTCACCGACATCTTCCGGGACGACGGACTGAGCGGCTGGGCGAAGGCCGGCTGGCTGGTGTTCTGCGTCCTCCTGCCCTTCCTCGGCGTGTTCGTCTACGTGATCGCCCGCGGCAGGAACATGGGGCACCGGGAGCGGGCCCAGGCCCGTGCGCAGCAGGAGGAGTTCAACGCCTACATCAGGAAAGCCGCGGCCGGCGGGTCCAGCAGCGTCGACGAGCTGGCCCGGCTCTCCGAGATCCGGGACCGGGGTGCCATCACGGACGAGGAGTTCCGCAGGGCCAAGGACCTGGTCCTGTCCGGTCACGGCCCCGCAGGACGCGCGGACACCGCAGGCACCGGCGTCTCCGCTCGCTGA
- a CDS encoding carbamoyltransferase family protein: protein MRILGINALFHDPAAALVIDGRTVAAAEEERFSRRKHGKRPLPFSAWELPERAAAWCLKRAGLRPQDLDAVAYSFDPALALPADAMGLDDPWDHLRLTYAREAPGFLRTALPGLDPAVVRFVPHHMAHAASGAFAAPDAGDSSVLVLDGRGERASHLAARRVRDRLEPLYAQDLPHSLGLVYEELTEHLGFLRSSDEFKVMALASHGTPRMLPELRRYVYPTGDGGFHATGVPWQELCPPRGPDEPWTQDHADVAAAAQAVLEETLLDLVRWLHGRTHDRVLTLAGGVALNCVANSRIAREGPFSRVWVQPAAGDAGTALGGALLLSAGAGDAPEPMTGADLGRDWSDAELGAWLKTAAVPFERPADIAATVAGALADNGIVAWFQGRSEYGPRALGHRSLLAHPGHAGNLERLNDVKGREQFRPVAPMVLAGRAAEIFDGPLPSPYMLFVHDVAPAWRERIPAVVHVDGTARIQTVDPAREPLVARMLSEFERLTGLPVVVNTSLNTAGRPMVDDPRDALECFGSSPVDLLAIGPYAIRRGGLLRSDADGEDLR, encoded by the coding sequence ATGCGCATCCTCGGTATCAACGCCCTCTTCCACGACCCCGCCGCCGCCCTGGTGATCGACGGGCGGACCGTCGCCGCCGCCGAGGAGGAACGCTTCTCCCGGCGCAAGCACGGAAAGCGGCCACTGCCGTTCTCCGCCTGGGAACTGCCCGAGCGGGCCGCCGCCTGGTGTCTGAAGCGGGCCGGGCTGCGTCCCCAGGACCTCGACGCGGTCGCCTACTCCTTCGACCCGGCGCTCGCCCTCCCCGCCGACGCGATGGGCCTGGACGACCCCTGGGACCACCTGCGGCTCACCTACGCGCGCGAGGCGCCCGGCTTCCTGCGCACCGCGCTGCCCGGTCTCGACCCCGCCGTCGTCCGCTTCGTACCGCACCACATGGCGCACGCCGCCTCCGGTGCCTTCGCCGCACCGGACGCCGGCGACTCCTCCGTCCTCGTGCTGGACGGCCGGGGCGAGCGGGCCTCCCACCTCGCCGCCCGCCGCGTCCGCGACCGGCTCGAACCCCTGTACGCGCAGGACCTCCCGCACTCGCTCGGCCTGGTCTACGAGGAACTCACCGAGCACCTCGGCTTCCTGCGCTCCTCCGACGAGTTCAAGGTGATGGCCCTCGCCTCCCACGGCACCCCGCGGATGCTGCCCGAACTGCGCCGGTACGTGTACCCGACGGGCGACGGCGGCTTCCACGCCACCGGGGTGCCCTGGCAGGAGCTGTGCCCACCGCGCGGACCGGACGAACCGTGGACCCAGGACCACGCCGATGTCGCCGCCGCCGCCCAGGCCGTGCTGGAGGAGACGCTACTGGACCTGGTGCGCTGGCTGCACGGCCGCACCCACGACCGGGTGCTCACCCTCGCCGGGGGCGTCGCCCTGAACTGCGTCGCCAACTCCCGCATCGCCCGCGAGGGCCCGTTCTCCCGGGTGTGGGTGCAGCCGGCCGCCGGTGACGCGGGCACCGCGCTGGGCGGCGCGCTGCTGCTGTCCGCCGGCGCCGGCGACGCACCGGAGCCGATGACCGGCGCCGACCTCGGCCGGGACTGGTCCGACGCGGAACTGGGCGCGTGGCTGAAGACCGCCGCCGTCCCCTTCGAACGGCCGGCGGACATCGCCGCCACCGTGGCCGGGGCCCTGGCAGACAACGGCATCGTCGCCTGGTTCCAGGGGCGCAGCGAGTACGGTCCCCGGGCGCTCGGCCACCGCTCGCTGCTGGCCCATCCCGGGCACGCGGGCAATCTGGAGCGGCTCAACGACGTCAAGGGCCGCGAGCAGTTCCGGCCGGTCGCGCCGATGGTGCTCGCCGGCCGGGCCGCCGAGATCTTCGACGGGCCGCTGCCCAGCCCGTACATGCTGTTCGTGCACGACGTAGCCCCGGCCTGGCGGGAGCGGATCCCGGCCGTGGTGCACGTCGACGGCACCGCCCGCATCCAGACGGTCGACCCGGCGCGCGAGCCCCTGGTGGCGCGGATGCTCAGCGAGTTCGAACGGCTGACCGGGCTGCCCGTCGTCGTCAACACCAGCCTCAACACGGCGGGCCGGCCCATGGTGGACGACCCGCGCGACGCCCTGGAGTGCTTCGGCTCGTCCCCCGTCGACCTGCTGGCCATCGGCCCGTACGCGATCCGGCGCGGCGGGCTCTTGCGCTCCGACGCCGACGGCGAGGACCTGCGGTGA
- a CDS encoding diacylglycerol/lipid kinase family protein, whose product MVLLLGGVLTPLAAAGLRSVLWVLVGVAGLALTAVGVWWALAHTGVARIVGTALSVAAPVTVLALYAATELLGPALLSFGLLVLAVVAARWALAPAPTTSEEAAAAPHHPWVLMNRRSGGGKVDRFRLVDRARAAGCRVHVLGPGQDVTALARQAVADGADLLGVAGGDGTQALVADVAAHHDVPFAVIPAGTRNHFALDLGLDRDDPVAALEALTGGREFRVDLGYAADRVFVNNASFGTYASVVHQPAYRDAKTRTAWKTLPGLLTGDDAPALRMTADGQRLAGIRALLVSNNPYGRAVDVSRPGRRERLDRGLLGVAGVRVGSTAEAARLASRPHSGGLVRLTADEVVVETGTATTPVGIDGEYVELPCPVVCRSAPGALRVRVPHHRPGRSRARGPAADWPRVARLALGRALPRQEERAPG is encoded by the coding sequence ATGGTGCTCCTGCTGGGCGGCGTGCTGACGCCACTCGCCGCAGCCGGTCTGCGCAGCGTGCTGTGGGTCCTGGTCGGCGTCGCGGGACTCGCGCTCACCGCCGTCGGCGTGTGGTGGGCACTGGCACACACCGGTGTCGCCCGCATCGTCGGAACAGCTCTTTCCGTGGCCGCGCCGGTCACCGTCCTCGCGCTCTACGCCGCGACCGAGCTGCTGGGTCCCGCCCTGCTGTCGTTCGGCCTCCTGGTACTGGCCGTCGTCGCCGCACGCTGGGCGTTGGCCCCCGCTCCCACCACCTCGGAAGAGGCCGCCGCAGCGCCCCACCACCCCTGGGTGCTCATGAACCGCCGGTCCGGTGGCGGCAAGGTGGACCGGTTCCGCCTGGTGGACAGGGCACGGGCCGCGGGCTGCCGTGTGCACGTGCTCGGTCCCGGCCAGGACGTCACCGCGCTGGCCCGCCAGGCCGTTGCCGACGGAGCGGACCTGCTGGGGGTGGCGGGCGGCGACGGCACCCAGGCCCTGGTCGCCGACGTCGCCGCCCACCACGACGTGCCGTTCGCGGTGATCCCGGCCGGCACCCGCAACCACTTCGCCCTCGACCTCGGCCTCGACCGCGACGATCCGGTGGCGGCGTTGGAAGCCCTGACCGGAGGGAGGGAGTTCCGCGTCGACCTGGGGTATGCCGCGGACCGCGTCTTCGTCAACAACGCCTCGTTCGGCACGTACGCGTCCGTCGTCCATCAGCCCGCCTACCGGGACGCGAAAACCCGTACGGCCTGGAAAACCCTCCCCGGACTGCTCACCGGCGACGACGCACCCGCCTTGCGCATGACGGCCGACGGACAGCGCCTCGCCGGTATCCGGGCACTGCTCGTCAGCAACAACCCCTACGGACGCGCCGTTGACGTGTCGCGCCCGGGACGCAGGGAGCGGCTGGACAGGGGACTCCTGGGGGTGGCGGGCGTCCGGGTCGGCAGCACCGCGGAGGCGGCGCGGCTGGCGAGCCGACCGCACTCCGGCGGCCTCGTCCGGCTCACCGCCGACGAGGTCGTCGTCGAGACCGGCACCGCCACCACGCCGGTCGGCATCGACGGGGAGTACGTCGAGCTGCCCTGTCCCGTGGTGTGCCGCAGCGCACCCGGAGCCCTGCGGGTCCGCGTGCCACACCACCGGCCCGGGAGATCGAGGGCTCGGGGGCCGGCGGCCGACTGGCCGCGCGTGGCCCGGCTGGCGCTGGGCCGGGCGCTGCCCCGTCAGGAGGAACGGGCCCCCGGGTAG
- a CDS encoding glycosyltransferase family 2 protein yields the protein MTGPAAPGGEYAVVVPTLGRPTLGVCLRALAEADGPGPARVVVVDDRPDPAGAPLTAAVPPSLRTRTLVVPGGARGPAAARNAGWRAAGDVPWIVFLDDDVVPGPTWADDLALDLAGAGVATAGITARIEVPLPADRPPTDWERTTAGLAAARWITADMAYRRRALEAVGGFDERFRRAFREDADLALRVLDAGWTLSEGRRTTAHPVRQAGRWVSVRLQAGNADDVLMTRLHGRGWWRRAGAPRGRLPAHLAVTAAGLAAVAGALSGRPAVAAAGAVGWLAGTTEFALARILPGPRTRDEVVTMALTSALIPPAAAWHWLRGQLVHRAAPPRSARRSGGPAPERRRRGQGKRTDRGAAV from the coding sequence GTGACCGGGCCCGCCGCCCCGGGCGGGGAGTACGCGGTGGTGGTGCCGACGCTCGGCCGGCCCACTCTGGGCGTGTGCCTGCGGGCGCTGGCCGAGGCGGACGGGCCCGGCCCGGCGAGGGTCGTGGTGGTCGACGACCGCCCGGACCCCGCCGGGGCGCCGCTGACCGCCGCCGTCCCGCCGTCCCTGCGCACGCGCACCCTCGTCGTACCGGGCGGCGCGCGGGGACCGGCCGCCGCGCGCAACGCCGGGTGGCGGGCCGCCGGGGACGTGCCGTGGATCGTCTTCCTCGACGACGACGTGGTCCCGGGCCCCACCTGGGCCGACGACCTCGCCCTCGACCTCGCCGGGGCCGGTGTCGCCACCGCCGGGATCACCGCCCGGATCGAGGTGCCCCTGCCCGCCGACCGCCCGCCCACCGACTGGGAGCGCACCACCGCCGGTCTGGCCGCCGCCCGCTGGATCACCGCCGACATGGCGTACCGCCGCCGGGCCCTGGAGGCCGTCGGCGGCTTCGACGAACGGTTCCGCAGGGCCTTCCGGGAGGACGCGGACCTGGCGCTGCGGGTGCTCGACGCGGGCTGGACGCTGTCCGAGGGCCGCCGCACCACCGCCCACCCGGTACGGCAGGCCGGCCGCTGGGTCTCGGTACGGCTCCAGGCGGGCAACGCCGACGACGTACTGATGACCCGGCTGCACGGACGCGGCTGGTGGCGGCGGGCCGGGGCGCCCCGGGGACGCCTGCCGGCGCACCTCGCGGTGACGGCCGCCGGTCTGGCGGCCGTGGCCGGCGCGCTGTCGGGCCGGCCGGCCGTCGCGGCGGCCGGTGCCGTCGGCTGGCTGGCGGGAACCACGGAGTTCGCCCTCGCCCGGATCCTGCCGGGTCCGCGCACCCGGGACGAGGTCGTCACGATGGCCCTGACCAGCGCGCTCATCCCGCCGGCCGCCGCCTGGCACTGGCTGCGCGGGCAGCTCGTCCACCGCGCCGCACCGCCGCGCTCCGCGCGCCGCTCCGGCGGTCCGGCGCCGGAGCGGCGGCGCCGGGGGCAGGGGAAGCGGACGGACCGAGGAGCGGCCGTATGA
- a CDS encoding MFS transporter, with protein sequence MKQWRALAVLGTAQFLMVLDTSVMNVSISQLVEDFDTEVTAIQAVITLYALVMAAFMLIGGRLGDILGRRRLFLAGLTVYGVGSAVTALAPTLWVLTLGWSVVEGLGAAMVLPAMAALVAQSYRGRDRAVAYAVIGGLAGAGIAVGPLLGGWMTTYLTWRLVFAGEVLVVVAVLLCRRVIATPAPAAQRPRLDGGGAVLSATGLGLGVLGVLQSSTWGWVEPRTPPFTVLGFSPTLFIVGAGVAVLTLFRGWERRREARGSDPLVHLALLGRPVLRAGLTTLLSQNLILLGLFFAIPLYLQVVQGFDAFQTGLRLLPVSAAMLVTSLCGSALGHRMGPRRVVRLALVILAAAVVWLLATIDPVIDDAQFAGAMAVLGVGVGLLASQLGNVVQSGVGEAERGEAGGLQFTAQNLGSALGTALIGSILVGALAGAFTTQVEDDPRLSRAAREQVGVRLEAGVTFVPTEQVRAAAEEAGLPPSEVDAVADSYATAQLDGLKAAILATGGVALASFLLTARLPTDRTGRPSEPEPEPRAAPEPEPRAGPGAGHRTTGPTGRTG encoded by the coding sequence GTGAAGCAGTGGCGGGCCCTGGCAGTCCTCGGTACGGCCCAGTTCCTGATGGTGCTGGACACCTCCGTGATGAACGTGTCGATCAGCCAGTTGGTCGAGGACTTCGACACGGAGGTCACCGCCATCCAGGCCGTCATCACCCTGTACGCGCTGGTCATGGCCGCTTTCATGCTCATCGGCGGCAGGCTCGGGGACATCCTTGGCCGGCGCCGCTTGTTCCTCGCGGGACTGACCGTGTACGGGGTCGGCTCGGCCGTGACCGCTCTGGCGCCCACGCTGTGGGTCCTCACCCTGGGCTGGTCCGTCGTCGAGGGGCTCGGGGCCGCCATGGTGCTGCCGGCCATGGCGGCGCTGGTCGCGCAGTCGTACCGCGGACGGGACCGGGCCGTCGCCTACGCGGTCATCGGCGGGCTCGCCGGCGCCGGGATCGCGGTCGGCCCACTGCTGGGCGGCTGGATGACGACCTACCTCACCTGGCGGCTGGTCTTCGCCGGTGAGGTACTCGTCGTCGTGGCCGTGCTGCTGTGCCGGCGGGTGATCGCGACGCCCGCCCCGGCCGCGCAGCGCCCCCGGCTGGACGGGGGCGGCGCGGTGCTCTCCGCCACCGGGCTGGGGCTGGGCGTGCTCGGGGTGCTGCAGAGCAGCACCTGGGGCTGGGTCGAGCCCCGCACCCCTCCCTTCACCGTCCTGGGCTTCTCCCCCACCCTCTTCATCGTCGGGGCAGGAGTCGCCGTGCTGACCCTGTTCAGGGGCTGGGAACGGCGGCGGGAGGCCCGGGGCTCCGACCCCCTGGTGCACCTGGCCCTGCTGGGCAGGCCCGTGCTGCGGGCCGGCCTGACGACGCTGCTGAGCCAGAACCTCATCCTCCTTGGCCTGTTCTTCGCCATTCCGCTCTACCTCCAGGTGGTGCAGGGCTTCGACGCCTTCCAGACGGGGCTGCGCCTGCTGCCGGTTTCGGCCGCCATGCTGGTGACCTCCCTGTGCGGGTCCGCGCTGGGGCACAGGATGGGACCGCGCCGGGTGGTGCGGCTGGCCCTGGTGATTCTGGCGGCGGCCGTGGTGTGGCTGCTGGCCACGATCGACCCGGTCATCGACGACGCCCAGTTCGCCGGGGCGATGGCCGTGCTGGGCGTGGGCGTCGGTCTGCTCGCCTCGCAGCTCGGCAACGTCGTGCAGTCCGGTGTCGGCGAGGCCGAGCGCGGTGAGGCCGGAGGGCTGCAGTTCACGGCCCAGAATCTGGGCTCGGCGCTGGGCACCGCGCTCATCGGCTCGATCCTGGTCGGGGCGCTGGCAGGTGCCTTCACCACCCAGGTCGAGGACGACCCGCGGCTGTCCCGGGCCGCTCGCGAGCAGGTCGGGGTCCGTCTGGAGGCCGGCGTCACCTTCGTCCCGACCGAGCAGGTGCGTGCCGCGGCCGAGGAGGCCGGGCTGCCGCCGTCCGAGGTCGACGCCGTGGCGGACTCCTATGCCACCGCCCAACTGGACGGGCTGAAGGCGGCGATCCTGGCCACGGGCGGCGTCGCGCTCGCGAGTTTTCTCCTCACCGCGCGTCTTCCGACCGACCGGACAGGGCGCCCGTCCGAACCGGAACCCGAGCCCCGTGCCGCGCCCGAACCCGAGCCCCGTGCCGGGCCCGGCGCCGGGCACCGGACAACCGGACCGACCGGGCGGACAGGCTGA
- a CDS encoding potassium channel family protein produces the protein MSETTSGGGTGRTSSGAPPPAGLRSRRGAAAVAVARALSVAVGLVTAYYLLPLDERLSAGTSVLLVCGLLAVLLVFRWEVRAVARSPHPRLRAVEGLAATLVLFLVLFAGSYYLLDRSAPGSFSESLDRTDALYFALTTFCTVGFGDIAARSQTGRVLTMVQMAGGLLLVGVAARVLASAVQAGLDRQRREPTAPPRSGAGPGEEPEAGP, from the coding sequence ATGAGCGAAACGACCTCGGGAGGCGGCACGGGCCGCACCTCGTCAGGAGCGCCCCCACCTGCCGGGCTCCGTTCTCGCCGCGGCGCCGCGGCGGTCGCCGTCGCGCGTGCTCTGTCCGTCGCCGTCGGGCTCGTCACCGCCTACTACCTGTTGCCCCTGGACGAGCGGCTCTCGGCCGGCACGTCGGTGCTGTTGGTGTGCGGCCTGCTCGCGGTCCTCCTGGTGTTCCGCTGGGAAGTGCGGGCCGTTGCGCGTTCCCCTCATCCGCGTCTGAGGGCCGTCGAGGGCCTGGCCGCGACGCTGGTGCTCTTCCTGGTCCTCTTCGCCGGCTCCTACTACCTGCTGGACCGCTCCGCGCCCGGCTCCTTCAGCGAGTCGCTGGACAGGACGGACGCGCTGTACTTCGCCCTGACCACGTTCTGCACCGTCGGCTTCGGCGACATCGCGGCCCGCTCCCAGACGGGGCGGGTGCTCACGATGGTGCAGATGGCGGGAGGGCTGCTGCTCGTCGGTGTCGCCGCCCGGGTGCTGGCGAGCGCGGTGCAGGCAGGGCTGGACCGACAGCGCCGGGAGCCGACGGCTCCGCCGCGCTCCGGTGCCGGGCCAGGGGAAGAACCGGAGGCCGGACCATGA
- a CDS encoding DUF2252 domain-containing protein has translation MTTPTAFTASLPPAERAAYGRKARERAPRSCHGWYEAGQRRDDPVGLLERQSGERVPALVPIRYGRMLESPFRFYRGAAAVMAADLAPLPSSGLQVQLCGDAHPMNFRLLASPERRLVFDINDFDETLPGPFEWDVKRLAAGFVIAARANGFSAKEQNRTVRACVRAYRERMREFAGMPALDIWYAQDDADHVGQLLAAEAEEEAGHRLRDAAAKARTRTHSRAFAKLTRVTAEGRRIAPDPPLITPLGDLLADPSEARREEELRSLVNGYARTLQPERRHLLRHYRLVDMARKVVGVGSVGTRCWVLLLLGRDDDDPLLLQAKEASESVLAPHTGGERHDNQGRRVVTGQRLIQTTSDIFLGWTHVTGLDGKGRDFYVRQLWDWKGIARPETMGPGLLSLFARLCGACLARAHARSGDPVALAAYLGGGDRFDRALAEFAQSYADQNERDHEALAAACRSDRITAARL, from the coding sequence ATGACGACACCCACTGCCTTCACCGCCTCGCTGCCGCCCGCGGAGCGGGCCGCGTACGGCAGGAAGGCCCGCGAGCGGGCCCCCCGTTCGTGCCACGGCTGGTACGAGGCGGGGCAACGGCGGGACGACCCGGTAGGCCTGCTGGAGCGCCAGTCCGGCGAGCGCGTACCGGCACTGGTGCCGATCCGCTACGGCCGCATGCTGGAGTCGCCGTTCCGTTTCTACCGCGGCGCGGCAGCGGTCATGGCGGCCGACCTGGCTCCTCTGCCCAGCAGCGGACTCCAGGTACAGCTGTGCGGGGACGCGCATCCGATGAACTTCCGGCTCCTGGCCTCACCGGAGCGCCGCCTGGTCTTCGACATCAACGACTTCGACGAGACCCTGCCCGGCCCCTTCGAGTGGGACGTCAAACGGCTGGCGGCCGGTTTCGTGATCGCGGCCCGGGCGAACGGCTTCTCGGCCAAGGAGCAGAACCGCACCGTACGGGCTTGCGTGCGGGCCTACCGGGAGCGTATGCGGGAGTTCGCCGGCATGCCGGCCCTGGACATCTGGTACGCCCAGGACGACGCGGACCACGTGGGGCAACTCCTGGCGGCGGAGGCCGAGGAGGAGGCCGGGCACCGGCTCAGGGACGCGGCCGCGAAAGCCCGTACACGGACGCACTCGCGGGCGTTCGCCAAACTCACCCGTGTCACGGCCGAGGGCCGGCGTATCGCACCGGACCCGCCGCTGATCACCCCGCTCGGTGACCTGCTGGCCGACCCGTCCGAGGCACGCCGGGAGGAGGAACTGCGGTCCCTCGTGAACGGCTACGCGAGGACCCTGCAGCCCGAGCGCCGGCACCTGCTGCGCCACTACCGGCTCGTGGACATGGCCCGCAAGGTGGTCGGCGTGGGCAGCGTGGGCACCCGCTGCTGGGTACTGCTCCTGCTCGGCAGGGACGACGACGACCCGCTGCTGCTCCAGGCCAAGGAAGCCTCGGAATCGGTGCTGGCCCCCCACACGGGCGGCGAACGCCACGACAACCAGGGCCGCAGGGTCGTGACCGGCCAGCGGCTGATCCAGACCACCAGCGACATCTTCCTGGGCTGGACGCACGTCACAGGTCTCGACGGAAAGGGCCGGGATTTCTACGTGCGCCAGTTGTGGGACTGGAAGGGCATCGCACGGCCGGAGACCATGGGCCCCGGCCTGCTCTCCCTCTTCGCCCGGCTGTGCGGGGCCTGCCTGGCGAGGGCCCACGCCCGCTCCGGCGACCCCGTCGCGCTCGCCGCGTACCTGGGTGGCGGCGACCGCTTCGACCGCGCGCTCGCCGAGTTCGCCCAGTCCTACGCCGACCAGAACGAACGCGACCACGAAGCCCTGGCGGCGGCCTGCCGCTCCGACCGGATCACGGCCGCCCGGCTCTGA
- a CDS encoding NAD-dependent epimerase/dehydratase family protein — protein sequence MTSAISRTWEHAVVTGGAGFVGSHLCAALLDAGAAVTCVDDFSTGRPENITALLDRPGFTLVQADVAEELPVHRPCDLVLHFASPASPADYLRLPLHTMETGSLGTRNALRLAQAAEARFVLASTSEVYGDPQQNPQDERYWGNVNPIGPRSVYDEAKRFGEALTTAHAQAHGTDTCIVRLFNTYGPRMRGHDGRAVPTFVRQALAGEPLTVTGDGRQTRSLCYVDDTVTGILAAAAHGMRGPVNIGNPGEITMLDLARLVVELTGSASEIRYIERPVDDPAVRCPDITLARDKLGWEPRVGAEEGLRRTIAWFRATSGN from the coding sequence ATGACCAGTGCCATATCCCGGACCTGGGAGCACGCCGTCGTCACCGGCGGCGCGGGATTCGTCGGCTCCCATCTGTGCGCCGCCCTGCTGGACGCGGGCGCCGCCGTCACCTGCGTGGACGACTTCAGCACCGGCCGTCCGGAGAACATCACCGCACTGCTCGACCGGCCCGGATTCACGCTCGTCCAGGCCGACGTGGCCGAGGAGCTCCCGGTCCACCGGCCCTGCGACCTCGTGCTGCACTTCGCCTCCCCCGCCTCCCCCGCCGACTACCTGCGGCTGCCGCTGCACACCATGGAGACGGGCAGCCTCGGCACCCGCAACGCCCTGCGGCTCGCCCAGGCCGCCGAGGCCCGCTTCGTCCTCGCCTCCACCTCGGAGGTGTACGGCGATCCCCAGCAGAACCCGCAGGACGAGCGCTACTGGGGCAACGTCAACCCGATCGGCCCGCGCAGCGTCTACGACGAGGCCAAGCGCTTCGGCGAGGCGCTGACCACCGCCCACGCGCAGGCCCACGGCACGGACACCTGCATCGTGCGGCTGTTCAACACCTACGGCCCCCGGATGCGCGGCCACGACGGCCGCGCCGTGCCGACCTTCGTCCGGCAGGCCCTGGCCGGCGAGCCGCTCACCGTGACCGGGGACGGCCGCCAGACCCGGTCGCTGTGCTACGTCGACGACACGGTGACCGGCATCCTCGCGGCGGCCGCCCACGGCATGCGCGGCCCCGTCAACATCGGCAACCCCGGTGAGATCACCATGCTGGACCTGGCCCGGCTCGTCGTCGAACTCACCGGTTCCGCCTCGGAGATCCGCTACATCGAACGCCCCGTGGACGACCCGGCGGTGCGCTGCCCGGACATCACGCTGGCCCGCGACAAGCTCGGCTGGGAGCCCCGGGTGGGCGCCGAGGAGGGACTGCGCCGCACGATCGCCTGGTTCCGCGCCACGTCCGGAAACTGA